The DNA region CCGGGGTCGGGGTGGCGGTTATTGTCTTGTGGCTCGTTCCGTAACACAATGGGGTTTCCATGACCCAACCCTCTACTCCGTCACCGAAGCCGCGCGTCCTAGCGCTGGTGGTGGCCCGCAGGGGGGACGAGATCACCGACGTGCTGGAAAGCATCGAGTCCCAAGTCTACGAGGTCGAGGAGGTGGTGGTCATCGCCGAGCGGCGGCCGGATGTCGCACGAGAGACGGCCGGGCCCAGGACGGCCCGGCGGCTGTCGGAGGCTCTCGACGCAGTTGACGGTCCGGTGGACTACCTGTGGATGTTGGACTCCCGTACCACCGCCCGACCCGACGCCCTGGCCGCGCTGATCGACGCCGCCGAGAGCCTGGAGGCCTCCGTGGTGGGCTCGAAGGTCCTCGACACCGACTATCCCGACCGGCTGCTCTCCGTGGGCGGGCCCACCGATGTGTTCGGGTTCCCGTCCACGGGCCTGGAGACCGGGGAGATCGATCAGGAGCAGTTCGACGTCATCCGGGACGTGGCCTTCCTGGAGCCGGCTTCGCTACTCGTCAGGAGGGACCTGGCCGAAGGTCTGGGAGGGTTGGATCACTCCCTGCCGTACCTCTCCTTCGGCCTGGACATCTGCCAGAGGGCACGGGTGGTGGGCGGACGGGTAGTGGTGACCCCGGGCTCGGAGGTCTTCAGCCGGGCCAGTGGCGCCCAGCGGCCCACAACCTGGCGGGAGCAGGCCGGGCGGCTTCGGATCATGCTCAAGACGTACTCCGCGGTGACCCTCGCTTGGGCCCTACCCGCCCTGTTCCTGGTGGGTCTGGCTACCTGGCTCTTCCGGCTCGGGAAAGGCTTCATCACCGGACCGGTGGACTGGGTTCGCACCTGGGCCTGGAACCTGCTCTACCTGCCCTCGACCCTGGCGGCGCGGCAGCGCGCCCCGACCACTTCCATGGAGTCCGACGCCGAGCTGTTCCGCTTCCAGGTCCGCGGCTCGCTGGAGTTGCGCGAGATCGCGGCCGAACTGGGCGCCCTGCTCGGCGCCGGCGCCGAGGAGGAGGAGCCGGACGATCGCGCCCCGCCGGCCTTCTGGCAGAGACCGGATGTGATAACGACAGTGCTGGGGGTGGCGCTGGTACTGGTGTTCACCCGCTCCATCATCGCAGAGGGACTGCCGGCGACCGGATACCTGCTGCCGCTGGCCGAATCGGCCTGGGAAACCCTCCGCGCCTATGCCGGGGGATGGCATCCGGGCGGGTTGGGCAGTCCCGAGCCCATGCATCCTTCGATCGGCGCCACCGCCGCCATCCAGCTACTTCTGGGCGGCCGCGGCGGGGCCGCCGGCATTCTCACGGTGGTCGCGGTCGCGTCGGGTGTGGCCGGCATGGTGGCTCTGATCCGCAGGCTCGGCCTCAGCCGCGGGGCGCGCCTGGTGGCCGGGGCGGTGTTCGTAGCCGGGTTCCCGGTGCTGTGGCTGGCCGGGGATGGCTACTGGCCCGGCCTCCTGGCGCTCGGCGGGCTCCCCTGGTCGTTGCTCGGGGTGGTCGGGCCGGACCCGGAGACCGTTCCGGGCTGGACGGGGCGTCTCGCCAGGGTGGGTCTCGCCACCGCCGCCTCGGCCGTCTTCGTCCCGCTTTCGATAGTGATAACCATGCTGTTCGGGCTGGTTTGGGCGTCAATGGCGCGGCTCATCCGTCCCCTGGTCATCGGCGCGGCCGGGTCGGTGCTCGCTCTCCCCGTGCTGCTGCCGTGGTTGAGCGGGCGCGGGATAGCGGGGGTGCTGGAGACGGGCGCGCCCTTCCACCCCGATCCATCCTGGTGGGTGGCTGTTCCGGTGCTGGTGGCGGGCGCTGCGGCCATGGTGGTTGCCCGCGGCCGGCCGCTGTCGGTGGCCGCTACGGGTGCGGTGATCGGATCGGTCGGCTTTCTCGTGGCGCGGGCCGGCTCTGCGGGCGCGGGCCAGGAAGTCACGGTCGCGGGCCTGATCGCCACGGCTGCCGGAACGGCGCTGGTCGTGGCCGGTGCCCTGGACGCGCCGGCCTCGCTCGGTATCGACGTCTCGCTGCCGCGGACCGCGACCGCTTACGCGGCCATGGTGGCCGCCATCGTGGTCGGACTGACCTCGCTGGTCGCGGCGCCGGCCGGCCGCATGGGGCTGCCCGACGACCGGTTCGGCACTCTCGCGTTCGCCTCCAGCCGGGCGGAGGCCCACGGTCCCGACCGGGTGCTGTTGACCGGGCCGCCGGAAACCCTTCCGGGACAGCATCGGGTGCTTCCGGATGGCACGCCCTACCGCCTTATCGGCGGCGTCCTGGACTATCCACAGGCCTGGCTCCCCGAAGCCCGCCTGGGAGATGCTGCCCTCGAGGAAACCCTGGTCGGGTTGGTGGCCGGGGAGGAGCTTCGCCCCGGAGAGCTGCTGGCGCGGTTCGGCATCCGCTGGGTGGCGGTCACAGGTCCCAGCCCGATAGCTGACGCCATGAGCGCGCAGCTGGATATGCGGCCGCTCGCCGGCCTCTTCGTGGGGGACTCCGGCGGGGTGTGGGAGAACGATGTGCCCGCCTACCGGGCGGTGACCGATGGTGGGGAGGCGTGGTCGTGGACGGCGCCCGACTACGAGGGCCGCCAGGCCGGAGGCTCGGTCCGGATCGCGGAGAACGCCGACCACCGATGGGGCCCGGGCGCCTGGCAACAGGACGGCTGGGCCAACCGCGTGCCGGCGGAGGCGGGGGTCGCCGCCTTCGGAGGGGTGGGTTCGTTCCGGTTCCAGGCACGGGCGGCAGGCGTCGTGGTGATCGTGCTGGCGGGCCTGTCGCTGGTGCGGACCAGGCGTGAGGCCGGGGACCGACCGGTATGACCCGCATAATCGGCTTGGCCGTGGCCGCCCTCGCCGTCGTGGTGGCGACCATGCAACCGGCCCCCGGGCCGCCGGTACCGGCCGTGGAGACGACCAACCGTGCAGAGGCGCCGACCGGCAGGGCATCCCACTTCGCCCACTGTCCCTGGTCGCGTTCCGACAGCCTCCGGAGTTCGGCCTACAGCGTGCTGGGGGAGGGACCGGCGGGCTTCGACCTCTCCTTCCTCGAGGGCGGTTCGGTGGACGACAGGTTGTCGGGCCGGACCGACGCGAACGCGGCGGCCAGGGTCGAGAACCCGCGTCCGGTCGGCGCCAGCTCCGCGATGGTCGAGTTCTCCGGGAACGTGGGCTCGGTCGGCGTGGTGACCACAGGTGAGAGTCTGCTGGCGGGTGACCTGTGCTCGGGGAGGATTCCGGACTCCTGGCACTTGCCGGGAGGCTCCACGCTGGAGGGTGAGAGCCTGGTCCTCCGCCTCTTCAACCCCTTCACCGCCGACGCCCGGGTCGATCTCTGGGCATTCAGCGAGTTGGGCATCGAGGCCGGAGAAGCTCTGGAGGGATTGGCGGTTCCGGCCCGGCGCACGCGGGTAGTGGCCTTCGAGGAGTTGCTGCCCGGCCGGGAGTCGCTGTCGGTGATAGTCCGCCCGGTCGTGGGTTCGGTCATCCCGGCGATGGTGCTCGACACCGGCACGGACGTAGCGGTCTGGCCCGGCTCGGACGCAGGCGACGGATGGGAGTTCCCGGTAGCGGGCGCGGTCGGGCTCCGGAGTGACCTGGTCCTGACCAACGAGGCCTCCATCCCGGTCAACTTCCTGCTCGAGGCATTCGACGAGTCCGGGGCGCGGTTACCCACCCAGGTGGGCCGTATCGAGGGGCCCGGGCAGGCGCGGGTGTCTTTGGACGGGTTGAGTTCCTCCGGGTTCGGGGTGCGGGTGACCGGCGACGGACCCTTCGGCGCGGTCATCGTGGCTCGCTCGGAGACCGGCGTGGCCGCAACCGTCGGGGCTCGGACCACGGCAACCGGATGGCTGGTGCCGGGCCCGGGGGTGGTCGCATCCGGGAGCCGGCTCAGGTTCCTCAACGCCGGGGTTACCGAGTTGACCGCCACCTACCGCACGCTCACTCCCGAGGGAAGGACCCGTGCCAATGTGATCGGGATTCCCCCCAACTCGGTCCGCACCGTCCACATTGCCGCCCCGGAGGTCGCGGGTGTCCGGGTCACCGCCGACGGCCCGCTGACGGTGGGGTGGCTGGCGACCGTGTCCGGCCGGGCGATGTTCTCGGGGGCGATCCCGAGTGGCTGAGGGCTTCGTGGTTCGACTACTGGTGGTCCTGGCGGCGGTGGGAGCGGTGGCAGCGGTGGCCGCTTTCCGTCCGAGACGGCCCCGGACTCCGCTCTCAGTGGAAGGGAACCTCGACGGCCCCGGCGTCTACCTGTTCACCGCCGCCGGGTGTGATGCATGCGATGAGGCCCGGCTGGTCTACAGCAAGGTGCTGGGTGAGTCGGGTTTCATCGAGCGGAGCTGGGAGGAGCATTCCGACCTGCTGGCCCGGGTCGGGGTGGCCGACCTACCGTCGGGCGCGGTGGTGGGCGCCGACGGTAGGCAAGTGGCCTCGTTCGCACAGGTACCGAAGCCGCCGGCACTCCGGTGGGCGGTCCGGAAGATGAGGGCATGACCGGGATCGCCGATCCGGCCGGGCCGATCGAAGACGAGGTCGGATCGCAGGGATGGTCCACCCGGACCTCGGCCATCCTGGTGGCCATGGTCTCGCTGGCGACCCTCGTGGCGGTGGCCCCCCACCTGCTGCTGGTCGCCAACACTCCTACGGGCGGCGACATGGGTGCTCACGTACTCGGCCCCGCCTACCTGCGGGACGTCCTGCTCCCGTCGGGCCGGATCATGGGCTGGTCGAACCACTGGTTCGCCGGGTTCCCGATCTTCTACTTCTACTTTCCCCTTCCGTCGCTGGTGATCGTGGTCCTCGACCTGGCGCTCCCCTACGGGGTGGCGTTCAAGACGGTGACGGTCGTGGGGCTGGTGGCGCTTGCACCGGCCACGTATTTCTTCGTCCGGTCGATGGGTTTCG from bacterium includes:
- a CDS encoding glycosyltransferase, translated to MTQPSTPSPKPRVLALVVARRGDEITDVLESIESQVYEVEEVVVIAERRPDVARETAGPRTARRLSEALDAVDGPVDYLWMLDSRTTARPDALAALIDAAESLEASVVGSKVLDTDYPDRLLSVGGPTDVFGFPSTGLETGEIDQEQFDVIRDVAFLEPASLLVRRDLAEGLGGLDHSLPYLSFGLDICQRARVVGGRVVVTPGSEVFSRASGAQRPTTWREQAGRLRIMLKTYSAVTLAWALPALFLVGLATWLFRLGKGFITGPVDWVRTWAWNLLYLPSTLAARQRAPTTSMESDAELFRFQVRGSLELREIAAELGALLGAGAEEEEPDDRAPPAFWQRPDVITTVLGVALVLVFTRSIIAEGLPATGYLLPLAESAWETLRAYAGGWHPGGLGSPEPMHPSIGATAAIQLLLGGRGGAAGILTVVAVASGVAGMVALIRRLGLSRGARLVAGAVFVAGFPVLWLAGDGYWPGLLALGGLPWSLLGVVGPDPETVPGWTGRLARVGLATAASAVFVPLSIVITMLFGLVWASMARLIRPLVIGAAGSVLALPVLLPWLSGRGIAGVLETGAPFHPDPSWWVAVPVLVAGAAAMVVARGRPLSVAATGAVIGSVGFLVARAGSAGAGQEVTVAGLIATAAGTALVVAGALDAPASLGIDVSLPRTATAYAAMVAAIVVGLTSLVAAPAGRMGLPDDRFGTLAFASSRAEAHGPDRVLLTGPPETLPGQHRVLPDGTPYRLIGGVLDYPQAWLPEARLGDAALEETLVGLVAGEELRPGELLARFGIRWVAVTGPSPIADAMSAQLDMRPLAGLFVGDSGGVWENDVPAYRAVTDGGEAWSWTAPDYEGRQAGGSVRIAENADHRWGPGAWQQDGWANRVPAEAGVAAFGGVGSFRFQARAAGVVVIVLAGLSLVRTRREAGDRPV
- a CDS encoding DUF5719 family protein, which gives rise to MTRIIGLAVAALAVVVATMQPAPGPPVPAVETTNRAEAPTGRASHFAHCPWSRSDSLRSSAYSVLGEGPAGFDLSFLEGGSVDDRLSGRTDANAAARVENPRPVGASSAMVEFSGNVGSVGVVTTGESLLAGDLCSGRIPDSWHLPGGSTLEGESLVLRLFNPFTADARVDLWAFSELGIEAGEALEGLAVPARRTRVVAFEELLPGRESLSVIVRPVVGSVIPAMVLDTGTDVAVWPGSDAGDGWEFPVAGAVGLRSDLVLTNEASIPVNFLLEAFDESGARLPTQVGRIEGPGQARVSLDGLSSSGFGVRVTGDGPFGAVIVARSETGVAATVGARTTATGWLVPGPGVVASGSRLRFLNAGVTELTATYRTLTPEGRTRANVIGIPPNSVRTVHIAAPEVAGVRVTADGPLTVGWLATVSGRAMFSGAIPSG